A genome region from Camelina sativa cultivar DH55 chromosome 10, Cs, whole genome shotgun sequence includes the following:
- the LOC104719528 gene encoding probable thionin-2.4, whose amino-acid sequence MEGKNIILGVLLVSLVMAQIYNTSRLAKGSSGCDIVNGKCPNGCTKDVLENAGDNVNEYCKIGCVSSVCIALTTLETSDASEIMNEHFEKCALGCSKVCTKGSMNVVETD is encoded by the exons ATGgaaggaaaaaatataattctagGTGTGCTTTTAGTTAGTCTGGTCATGGCACAAATCTATAATACTTCCCGTTTAGCGAAAGGTTCGAGTGGCTGCGATATCGTTAATGGGAAATGTCCTAACGGATGTACTAAGGACGTTCTAGAAAACGCAG GTGATAATGTCAATGAATACTGCAAGATTGGGTGTGTATCATCTGTCTGCATTGCTTTAACTACTCTCGAGACTTCCG ATGCAAGTGAAATCATGAATGaacattttgaaaaatgtgCCTTGGGATGTTCTAAAGTCTGCACCAAGGGATCGATGAATGTAGTTGAAACTGACTAG
- the LOC104719529 gene encoding probable thionin-2.4 — translation MEGKTLILSVLLLSLLMAQIQVEAKSCCPSVAARNVYNACRLAGQSRPTCCKISGCKIVKEKKCTHPPYIHEILQNTGDEVSEYCNVGCLSSLCGALTTLQNSDASEIVNEAVEKCGMVCSTTCTKGSAETA, via the exons ATGGAAGGCAAAACTTTGATTCTAAGTGTGCTTTTATTGAGTCTGTTGATGGCACAAATCCAAGTTGAGGCAAAGAGCTGTTGTCCGTCCGTCGCTGCTAGAAATGTCTATAACGCTTGCCGCTTGGCAGGACAATCAAGGCCGACTTGTTGTAAGATCAGTGGCTGCAAAATcgttaaagagaaaaaatgcaCCCATCCCCCATATATTCACGAGATTCTGCAAAACACTG GTGATGAGGTCAGTGAATACTGCAACGTTGGGTGTTTATCCTCTCTCTGCGGTGCTTTAACTACTCTCCAGAACTCTG ACGCAAGTGAAATCGTGAATGAAGCTGTTGAAAAATGTGGCATGGTATGTTCTACAACCTGCACCAAGGGCTCAGCTGAAACTGCCTAG